One Paracoccaceae bacterium genomic region harbors:
- a CDS encoding LysR family transcriptional regulator: MKLSERHLIQLAAVLDAGGVSEGAAVLGLSQPAVSRSLSMLEARVGEPLFVKGKRPLQATEIGRQLATHGRTMLMASRKASDLVQGFVKGTKGTVRVGGVPFFMDAIVSRLIAEFQNREPDIMVQQSYGHYAELAAALKGDQIDLAVVPLGLTEADPAFEFIEILPGRNIVACRVGHPLLRKRRLATTDLTDFPWVAPLPGSPLLSDLHAILLAMGIPELSIRYSGGSLMSVMNYMAETTALAVLPHSCVFAHRKENRITVLPFDIPQPNRSLGLLRRAGTGRSLAADRFAAHITTSFDDLRHLIKRHENAIVWGR, encoded by the coding sequence ATGAAGCTGAGCGAGCGCCACCTGATCCAGCTCGCCGCCGTGCTGGACGCGGGCGGTGTCAGCGAGGGCGCGGCGGTCCTGGGATTGTCACAGCCGGCGGTGTCACGGTCGCTGTCGATGCTCGAGGCGCGGGTCGGCGAGCCGCTGTTCGTGAAGGGCAAGCGCCCCCTGCAGGCGACCGAGATCGGACGCCAGCTGGCCACTCACGGCCGGACGATGCTGATGGCCTCGCGCAAGGCCTCCGACCTCGTGCAGGGCTTCGTGAAGGGCACCAAGGGCACGGTGCGCGTGGGCGGGGTGCCGTTCTTCATGGATGCCATCGTCAGCCGCCTGATCGCCGAGTTCCAGAACCGCGAACCCGACATCATGGTGCAGCAGTCCTATGGCCACTACGCGGAACTGGCGGCGGCCCTGAAGGGCGACCAGATCGACCTTGCGGTGGTGCCGCTTGGCCTGACCGAGGCCGATCCCGCATTCGAGTTCATCGAGATCCTGCCGGGGCGCAATATCGTGGCCTGCCGCGTCGGCCATCCCCTGCTGCGCAAGCGGCGGCTGGCGACGACCGACCTGACCGATTTTCCCTGGGTCGCCCCCCTGCCCGGATCGCCCTTGCTGTCCGACCTGCACGCAATCCTGCTGGCCATGGGTATACCGGAACTGAGCATCCGCTACTCGGGCGGTTCGCTGATGAGCGTGATGAACTACATGGCCGAGACCACGGCCCTGGCGGTCCTGCCGCATTCCTGCGTCTTTGCCCATCGCAAGGAGAACCGGATCACGGTCCTGCCCTTCGACATCCCCCAGCCGAACCGTTCGCTGGGCCTTCTGCGCCGGGCGGGCACCGGGCGCAGCCTGGCGGCGGACCGGTTCGCCGCCCATATCACCACATCGTTCGACGACCTGCGCCACCTGATCAAGCGCCACGAGAACGCGATCGTCTGGGGGCGCTGA